The DNA region CGTGCCCTGGCTGACCTGCGGCCGGTCAGCCGGGGTAAATGAGAAGTCAGGGAAAAGGCGGCAGGCACATCCCGGCGTGATGAGAGGTGCCTGCTGGCGGGTTACTTCACCAGTGAATAGAAGATGGCGGAGATTGCGATCAGCCCAATCAGTACCACAAACAGGTTGCTGATTTTACCGCTGTATTGCCGCATTGCCGGGACTTTCTGAATGGCGTACATCGGCATCAGGAACAGGATCATGGCGATGACCGGGCCGCCAAGTGTCTCAATCATGCCGAGAATATTCGGGTCCAGCGTCGCCACCAGCCAGGTGGTCAGCAGCATAAACAGGGAGGTCAGGCGATTCAGCCGGGCGGGCGCAAGGCTTTTGCCCCGGCTGCGCAGCGCCTTATTCACCAGGCCGTTAAACCCTTCCCGCGCGCCCAGATAGTGGCCCAGGAATGATTTGGTGATCGCCACGATAGCAATCAGCGGCCCGAGCCAGGCGATCATCGGCACCTGAAAATGGTTTGCCAGATAGGAGAGGATGGTGATGTTCTGCGCCTTGGCGGCATGCAGATCTGCCGGTGACAGGCTCAGCACGCAGCTGAATACAAAGAACATCACCGTGACCACCATCATCAGGTGCGAGCAGGCCAGAATGCGCGAACATTTTTTCTCTGCGGCGTCGCCATACTCTTCGCGCTTTGCCAGCGCAAAGGAGGAGATGATCGGCGAATGGTTAAATGAAAAGACCATCACCGGGATCGCCAGCCACAGCGTCATCCACAGGCTGCTGCCCGCGGGCTGAACGTTAAGCGTGGAGAATGCCGCGCCGTGCCAGTGCGGAATCAGGTAGCAGGCCATCAGCATCAGCACCGCCACAAAGGGATAAACCAGCACGCTCATCGCTTTGACGATCATCTTTTCGCCGAACCGCACGATGGTCATCAGTCCGACAATCAGCAGCAGCGACAGCAGCGCGCGGGGCGGCGGCACCAGGCCGAGCTGATTGACCATCAGGCTCTCCACCGTGTTGGTGATCGCCACGCTGTACATCAGCAGGATCGGATAGATAGCGAAGAAGTAGAGCAGCGTAATGATTTTGCCCGCGCCAGCGCCAAAGTGCTCCTCGACCACCTCCGTGATATCGCCCGCGGGATTTTTACCGGAGAGAACAAACCGTGTCAGGGCGCGATGCGCGTAAAAGGTCAGCGGGAATGCCAGTATCGCCATGATAATCAACGGGACCAGACCGCCGACACCGGCATTGATGGGCAGGAACAGTACCCCCGCGCCTATCGCGGTGCCATAGAGGCCCAGCATCCACATGGTGTCGGTTTTACGCCATCCCGTATCGACGTCCCTCTCAAGCGCGCCCAGCGTGCCAGTTTGCGTGGTTTTCATCAGATATTCCGTGTTAAAAGCCGCCAGTAACCTGAGCCGCCGGGCCGGTCCTCTCCCCCGCCCTGCGCCTCAGCTGCCGCCGGAGGGATCAGACGTTATGCCGACCTGCTCCGTGCATAGGTAATCGATTGCGTGCGCCACTTTTTACACTACCTGACGATAAAAGTTCAAGCCATGCTGATAAACACGCATGGATTGCTGAAAAAACCGTCAGGTTGTGCAACGCCATCGCGCGGGGATCATGCCATCTTTGCCGGGGAATTACCGCCCTGAAAAGGTGATCCCTGTAACGGATTAGCGCAACGGGCTACGCTTTAAAGGACGGTTTCGCGCTTACGCATACCGGTACTCAGGAGAAGAGAATGAAAATTGCCTGCCTTGGATGGGGATCGTTAATCTGGAAAACCGGCGCCCTGCCGGTCGCCAGCCAGTGGCACCATGATGGTCCTGCTGTACCGATTGAATTTGTGCGTATCGCAGACGGCGGCGAACTGTCGACGGCCATCTGCCTCAATGCCCGTCCGGTGCCAGTGCTCTGGGCGTGGCTGAATACCGCTTCGCTGGAGAGCGCCTGTCGCGCCCTGCG from Pantoea deleyi includes:
- a CDS encoding HAAAP family serine/threonine permease, producing the protein MKTTQTGTLGALERDVDTGWRKTDTMWMLGLYGTAIGAGVLFLPINAGVGGLVPLIIMAILAFPLTFYAHRALTRFVLSGKNPAGDITEVVEEHFGAGAGKIITLLYFFAIYPILLMYSVAITNTVESLMVNQLGLVPPPRALLSLLLIVGLMTIVRFGEKMIVKAMSVLVYPFVAVLMLMACYLIPHWHGAAFSTLNVQPAGSSLWMTLWLAIPVMVFSFNHSPIISSFALAKREEYGDAAEKKCSRILACSHLMMVVTVMFFVFSCVLSLSPADLHAAKAQNITILSYLANHFQVPMIAWLGPLIAIVAITKSFLGHYLGAREGFNGLVNKALRSRGKSLAPARLNRLTSLFMLLTTWLVATLDPNILGMIETLGGPVIAMILFLMPMYAIQKVPAMRQYSGKISNLFVVLIGLIAISAIFYSLVK